A window of the Phycicoccus sp. M110.8 genome harbors these coding sequences:
- a CDS encoding Wzz/FepE/Etk N-terminal domain-containing protein: MSEQVIDLRSTWAILRRRTGVLVAAAALGAAGGAATAYVQPPAYTSTSMVLLPSASPGASSSASSHSIDTQVAIAQSQAVLGPAGQAVTPSLSGEQVARLVTVESPTSDVLDITATGTTPAQAEALANAVAKAELDYLKNAANALSDDKKSALNERAATLKGSLDSVNQEIKAAQTRIGGESPTSTAGRADAAALAELTAQQASLVLQLDQIDKESAAAASGDTTAAANATVIQQASPAERTPLVLRMALAGLAGVGLDLFVVAGVIVVAGRRERSLRSRDEIADAVGIPVLASLRSRAPKSVAAWTTLLAAYSPDNVGMWTLRQLLRMLTPGHPGSIVTAAPESQPTHVVVITLAGDLRALATGPQLASFAASTGLRTRLVTAQTHDSGDRLWAACAGIPTEAQPRPGLTVETRPGGRATGDLAVDVVVIDRVRPVLHLPRVEGSAVLLAVTAAGATADELARVALAADDAGHPIDRLLVIDADPLDRTTGRLAPAERAQHVVLPSLMTGSEVAGEATALESRRRLR; this comes from the coding sequence ATGAGCGAGCAGGTGATCGACCTCCGGTCGACGTGGGCGATCCTGAGGCGTCGCACGGGTGTCCTCGTCGCGGCAGCGGCACTGGGCGCCGCGGGCGGGGCGGCCACCGCCTACGTGCAGCCCCCGGCATACACGAGCACGAGCATGGTGCTGCTGCCCTCCGCGTCACCGGGGGCGAGCTCCTCGGCCTCCAGCCACAGCATCGACACCCAGGTGGCGATCGCCCAGAGCCAGGCGGTCCTCGGCCCGGCGGGCCAGGCGGTGACGCCGTCCCTCAGCGGCGAGCAAGTCGCCCGGCTCGTCACCGTCGAGTCGCCCACCAGCGACGTGCTCGACATCACGGCGACCGGGACGACGCCGGCGCAGGCCGAGGCGCTGGCCAACGCCGTGGCCAAGGCGGAGCTGGACTACCTCAAGAACGCGGCCAACGCTCTCAGCGACGACAAGAAGAGCGCCCTCAACGAGCGGGCCGCGACCCTGAAGGGAAGCCTGGACTCGGTCAACCAGGAGATCAAGGCCGCCCAGACCCGGATCGGTGGCGAGTCGCCGACGTCGACGGCGGGACGGGCGGATGCCGCTGCGCTCGCCGAGCTGACGGCACAGCAGGCCAGCCTCGTGCTCCAGCTGGACCAGATCGACAAGGAGTCCGCCGCTGCGGCGTCCGGCGACACCACGGCCGCGGCGAACGCCACGGTGATCCAGCAGGCCTCCCCCGCGGAGCGGACGCCACTCGTGCTGCGGATGGCGCTCGCCGGTCTCGCAGGGGTCGGACTCGACCTCTTCGTGGTCGCCGGCGTCATCGTCGTTGCCGGTCGGCGTGAGCGCAGCCTGCGCTCTCGCGACGAGATCGCGGACGCGGTGGGGATCCCGGTGCTGGCGTCCCTGCGCAGCCGCGCGCCGAAGTCGGTCGCCGCGTGGACGACCCTGCTCGCCGCGTACTCCCCGGACAACGTCGGGATGTGGACGCTCCGGCAGCTGCTGCGGATGCTCACCCCGGGCCACCCGGGGAGCATCGTGACGGCGGCGCCGGAGTCGCAGCCGACCCACGTCGTCGTCATCACCCTGGCCGGTGACCTGCGCGCCCTCGCGACCGGTCCGCAGCTGGCGTCCTTCGCCGCGTCGACGGGCCTGCGGACGCGCCTCGTGACCGCGCAGACGCACGACTCCGGTGACCGTCTCTGGGCGGCCTGCGCCGGCATTCCGACCGAGGCCCAGCCCAGGCCCGGGCTGACCGTGGAGACCCGGCCCGGCGGCCGGGCCACGGGAGACCTCGCCGTCGACGTCGTCGTCATCGACCGGGTCCGGCCGGTGCTGCACCTGCCCCGGGTCGAGGGCTCCGCGGTGCTCCTCGCGGTGACGGCGGCCGGGGCGACGGCCGACGAGCTGGCCCGCGTGGCGCTGGCCGCCGACGACGCGGGCCACCCGATCGACCGCCTCCTCGTCATCGACGCCGACCCGCTCGACCGGACCACCGGACGCCTGGCCCCGGCCGAGCGCGCCCAGCACGTGGTCCTGCCGTCCCTCATGACCGGT
- a CDS encoding alginate lyase family protein, giving the protein MSRSLSWYARRLRAMSPGEVGARVGDRARQLAWARRRVAPGTLPPGGAGVDGVPGLLGPRRFASTVPAGTREDVPAAAREAVLAAADGILAGHWLVLGVPRQDVADPDWFADPVTGRRAPQDLLAFRVDHRDESVTGNVKSVWELSRHHHLTVLAAAWWLTGDDRYAVVVDRQLRSWWAANPFLSGVHWTSGIELGTRLVSWVWVRRLLDGWAGAPALFEDNPEALRQLRWHQEYLAAFRSRGSSSNNHLVAEAVGRLAAGCAFPWFDESSRWRRSAAADLESSLEANTFPSGVNREQASDYHRFVAELGLLGLVEADAAGEPLGAGTRRLLAACLDAAAAMVDATGRPPRQGDGDEGRGLVVDDPERDPWASVLAWGEAVVGPQPWWQPVPATVGSVLLGSLTGSTPGQPVAGRPDRAPVRFPDAGLYLLRTRDAAPEIWCRCDGGPQGFGSMAAHGHADALSVELRCDGVDLLADPGTYCYHGEPQWRSYFRSTLAHNTIEVDGQSQSVEGGPFLWSSRTDAVVDECDLDGEVQAWSAHHTGYGRLDPALRHDRQVRLDTRERLLTVRDTLTSSRPHTVRLAWHLGPEVEVALDGPVAELSWHGPSGAGTARLRLPDELGWAAHRGGTDPVVGWYSPRFGARVPATTLVGSGALDGELVLATTLDLAATRQAEAQRQLVGVTDAGAGTTATARQEGRR; this is encoded by the coding sequence GTGAGCAGGTCCCTGTCCTGGTACGCCCGCCGCCTGCGCGCGATGTCGCCCGGCGAGGTCGGCGCGCGCGTCGGTGACCGCGCCCGGCAGCTCGCGTGGGCGCGTCGCCGCGTCGCGCCCGGCACCCTCCCGCCCGGGGGCGCCGGCGTCGACGGCGTGCCGGGGCTGCTCGGCCCGCGGCGGTTCGCCTCGACCGTGCCCGCCGGGACGCGCGAGGACGTGCCCGCCGCCGCGCGGGAGGCGGTCCTCGCGGCGGCCGACGGAATCCTCGCCGGGCACTGGCTCGTGCTGGGGGTGCCGCGGCAGGACGTCGCCGACCCCGACTGGTTCGCCGACCCCGTGACCGGGCGGCGCGCACCGCAGGACCTGCTCGCCTTCCGCGTGGACCACCGGGACGAGTCGGTGACCGGCAACGTGAAGTCGGTGTGGGAGCTCTCGCGGCACCACCACCTCACGGTGCTCGCGGCCGCGTGGTGGCTCACGGGCGACGACCGGTATGCCGTGGTGGTGGACCGCCAGCTGCGGTCGTGGTGGGCGGCCAACCCGTTCCTGTCGGGCGTCCACTGGACGAGCGGCATCGAGCTGGGCACGCGGCTGGTGAGCTGGGTCTGGGTCCGCCGGCTGCTCGACGGGTGGGCCGGTGCGCCCGCCCTCTTCGAGGACAACCCCGAGGCCCTGCGTCAGCTGCGCTGGCACCAGGAGTACCTCGCCGCCTTCCGCAGCCGGGGCTCCTCGTCGAACAACCACCTCGTCGCCGAGGCGGTCGGCCGGCTGGCCGCCGGCTGCGCGTTCCCGTGGTTCGACGAGAGCAGCCGGTGGCGCCGGTCCGCCGCGGCCGACCTCGAGTCCTCGCTGGAGGCCAACACCTTCCCCAGCGGCGTCAACCGGGAACAGGCCAGCGACTACCACCGCTTCGTGGCCGAGCTGGGCCTGCTGGGCCTGGTCGAGGCGGACGCGGCGGGGGAGCCGCTGGGTGCGGGGACGCGCCGGCTGCTGGCCGCCTGCCTCGACGCGGCCGCCGCGATGGTCGACGCCACCGGCAGGCCGCCGCGCCAGGGCGACGGTGACGAGGGCCGCGGGCTGGTCGTCGACGACCCCGAGCGCGACCCGTGGGCCTCGGTGCTGGCGTGGGGGGAGGCGGTCGTCGGACCCCAGCCGTGGTGGCAGCCGGTGCCCGCCACCGTGGGGTCGGTGCTCCTCGGCTCGTTGACCGGGTCGACGCCGGGGCAGCCGGTGGCCGGCCGGCCGGACCGTGCACCGGTGCGGTTCCCCGACGCCGGGCTCTACCTCCTGCGCACCCGTGACGCCGCCCCCGAGATCTGGTGCCGTTGCGACGGGGGCCCCCAGGGCTTCGGCTCGATGGCGGCGCACGGCCACGCCGACGCGCTGTCGGTCGAGCTGCGCTGCGACGGCGTGGACCTCCTCGCCGACCCCGGCACGTACTGCTACCACGGTGAGCCGCAGTGGCGGTCGTACTTCCGCTCCACGCTGGCGCACAACACGATCGAGGTCGACGGCCAGAGCCAGTCGGTCGAGGGTGGCCCGTTCCTGTGGTCGAGCCGCACGGACGCGGTGGTCGACGAGTGCGACCTCGACGGCGAGGTGCAGGCGTGGTCGGCCCACCACACGGGGTACGGGCGGCTGGACCCGGCGCTGCGCCACGACCGGCAAGTGCGGCTGGACACTCGGGAGCGGTTGCTCACCGTGCGCGACACCCTGACGTCCTCACGCCCGCACACCGTGCGGCTCGCCTGGCACCTCGGCCCGGAGGTGGAGGTGGCCCTCGACGGCCCGGTCGCCGAGCTGTCCTGGCACGGCCCCTCCGGCGCGGGCACCGCCCGGCTGCGGCTGCCCGACGAGCTCGGCTGGGCCGCCCACCGTGGCGGGACGGACCCGGTGGTCGGCTGGTACTCACCCCGGTTCGGCGCGCGGGTCCCGGCCACCACGCTGGTCGGCTCCGGCGCGCTGGACGGCGAGCTCGTCCTGGCCACGACCCTCGACCTCGCAGCGACACGACAGGCCGAGGCGCAGAGGCAGCTGGTCGGCGTGACGGACGCAGGCGCAGGGACGACCGCCACGGCCCGGCAGGAGGGACGGCGATGA
- a CDS encoding bi-domain-containing oxidoreductase, which produces MKQVAQNYRSGELTVLDVPVPSCKPGGVLVRSLFSLISTGTEMMKVTEARLSLLGKARARPDQVKKVLDSMAQQGPVATYKKAINTLDSYTPLGYSLCGVVVEVGAGAEEFAVGDLVAAAGNEFALHAELNWVPRNLCVRVPDGVAPEHAAFATVGAIAMQGVRRSEPQLGELACVIGLGLIGQLVVRLLVASGVRVVGVDTVPARCGMAEEAGAIASGTPDGEGAAALERAIAAATGGLGADHVFLAAGGDSNGPVELASRIARDRARVVDIGKTKLDLPWNAYYEKELDVRFSRSYGPGRYDDRYELEGVDYPAGYVRWTERRNLECFLQLLAAGSVDVGALVSGTHPVADAESVYGQLRDGSLKGIGFLFEYPEAADQAQLAAAPAPAHARTMAAPRQAGTSPRTGTDSGTVRLGFIGAGAYASSMLLPHLAKLPGATLGTVATTRSLSAVNAQRKFGFRALTTDASSVLDDPAIDAVFVVTRHHSHADFVCRALEAGKAVFVEKPLALTAEQVDRVLETVDRTGNDRIMVGFNRRFAPLFTDLRRRFGPTAGPVSVRYLVNAGQLSSGSWYLNEEQEGSRFLGEGGHFIDTVGAWIGSAPVEVTAFQTGDGADLQATLRYADGSLATLTYATDGNARFPKETIDVSGAGRNARLDNFTRATVWSRSGKDVKRSYAGQDKGQRAEVAAFVEAVRTGGPMPIALDSLVSTTLATIAVEESLTTGGPVKL; this is translated from the coding sequence GTGAAGCAGGTCGCGCAGAACTACCGGTCCGGCGAGCTGACGGTGCTCGACGTCCCGGTGCCGTCGTGCAAGCCGGGGGGAGTGCTGGTCCGCTCGCTCTTCTCCCTCATCTCCACGGGCACCGAGATGATGAAGGTGACCGAGGCGCGGCTGTCGCTCCTCGGCAAGGCCCGCGCCCGGCCGGACCAGGTCAAGAAGGTGCTCGACTCGATGGCCCAGCAGGGCCCGGTCGCCACCTACAAGAAGGCCATCAACACCCTCGACAGCTACACGCCGCTCGGCTACTCGCTGTGCGGGGTCGTCGTCGAGGTCGGCGCCGGCGCGGAGGAGTTCGCCGTCGGCGACCTCGTGGCCGCGGCCGGGAACGAGTTCGCGCTCCACGCCGAGCTCAACTGGGTGCCGCGCAACCTGTGCGTCCGCGTCCCCGACGGCGTCGCCCCCGAGCACGCGGCCTTCGCCACCGTCGGCGCCATCGCCATGCAGGGCGTGCGCCGCAGCGAGCCCCAGCTCGGCGAGCTCGCCTGCGTGATCGGCCTCGGCCTCATCGGCCAGCTCGTCGTCCGGCTGCTCGTCGCGTCGGGGGTCCGCGTGGTCGGCGTCGACACCGTGCCCGCGCGCTGCGGGATGGCCGAGGAGGCGGGTGCCATCGCGAGCGGGACACCCGACGGCGAGGGCGCCGCTGCCCTCGAGCGGGCGATCGCCGCCGCGACCGGTGGCCTGGGTGCCGACCACGTCTTCCTCGCCGCCGGTGGGGACAGCAACGGCCCGGTCGAGCTCGCCTCCCGGATCGCCCGCGACCGCGCCCGCGTCGTGGACATCGGCAAGACCAAGCTCGACCTGCCGTGGAACGCCTACTACGAGAAGGAGCTCGACGTCCGGTTCTCGCGCTCGTACGGGCCGGGCCGGTACGACGACCGGTACGAGCTCGAGGGCGTCGACTACCCGGCGGGCTACGTCCGCTGGACCGAGCGCCGCAACCTCGAGTGCTTCCTGCAGCTCCTCGCCGCGGGCTCGGTCGACGTCGGTGCGCTGGTGTCCGGGACGCACCCGGTCGCAGACGCCGAGTCGGTCTACGGACAGCTGCGGGACGGCTCGCTCAAGGGCATCGGCTTCCTCTTCGAGTACCCGGAGGCCGCCGACCAGGCCCAGCTCGCGGCGGCTCCGGCACCGGCACACGCCCGCACCATGGCTGCACCGCGGCAGGCCGGCACGTCACCGCGGACCGGCACGGACAGCGGTACGGTCCGGCTCGGCTTCATCGGCGCGGGTGCCTACGCGAGCTCGATGCTGCTGCCGCACCTGGCGAAGCTGCCCGGGGCCACGCTGGGCACCGTGGCGACCACCCGGTCCCTGTCGGCGGTGAATGCCCAGCGCAAGTTCGGGTTCCGCGCCCTGACGACCGACGCGTCGAGCGTGCTCGACGACCCCGCCATCGACGCGGTCTTCGTCGTCACGCGCCACCACTCGCACGCCGACTTCGTCTGCCGTGCCCTCGAGGCCGGCAAGGCGGTGTTCGTCGAGAAGCCGCTGGCCCTGACCGCCGAGCAGGTCGACCGGGTGCTCGAGACCGTCGACCGCACCGGGAACGACAGGATCATGGTCGGCTTCAACCGCAGGTTCGCCCCGCTCTTCACGGACCTGCGCAGGCGGTTCGGCCCGACGGCGGGACCCGTGAGCGTCCGCTACCTCGTCAACGCCGGGCAGCTGTCCTCGGGCAGTTGGTACCTCAACGAGGAGCAGGAGGGATCCCGGTTCCTCGGCGAGGGTGGCCACTTCATCGACACCGTCGGTGCGTGGATCGGCTCCGCCCCCGTGGAGGTCACCGCGTTCCAGACCGGCGACGGCGCCGACCTCCAGGCGACGCTGCGGTACGCCGACGGCTCGCTCGCGACGCTGACGTACGCCACCGACGGCAACGCGCGCTTCCCCAAGGAGACGATTGACGTCTCCGGGGCGGGCCGCAACGCCCGGCTCGACAACTTCACCCGCGCCACGGTGTGGAGCCGCTCGGGCAAGGACGTCAAGCGGTCGTATGCCGGCCAGGACAAGGGCCAGCGTGCGGAGGTGGCCGCGTTCGTCGAGGCGGTCCGGACCGGCGGTCCGATGCCGATCGCCCTGGACTCGCTGGTCTCCACGACGCTCGCCACGATCGCGGTCGAGGAGAGCCTCACCACGGGAGGGCCGGTCAAGCTGTGA